In a single window of the Halobacteriovorax sp. HLS genome:
- a CDS encoding sigma-54-dependent Fis family transcriptional regulator has protein sequence MINWKEISGLHVISKLEEILDKWFGVEQVYSDVHYKIRSGHIDKGHEFKNHFFKVQMQMGHGYNYLGSDVEKITDSLEASADQSDAFDTFFKHVKGVGAKVEVDGEVLGTVFAYPFVSSSITEDELEEIKKHMVSEGANEADASAAVDGLRKLYPREVEYLQELVELVADEVKTFHSEISKRESRIKELNSELGDKYRYHMMIGKSKKMQTIYRLLEKISSSESSVLIQGSNGTGKELVAKAVHFYSPRKDNQFVAVNCSAFNDNLLDSELFGHIKGSFTGAVKDKAGLFEVANGGTLFLDEIGDTSLSMQVKLLRVLQEGTYLPVGAHAPKKTDVRILAATNKDLKAMMASGEFREDLFYRINVINVDLPALKDRSEDIPILMDFFLKKRCDEAGIPMKQFSKKTMEKFLDYQWPGNVRELENEIERLVVLAGDDKMITPDLLSPRILDFGEKPMSASRGVNTSGSLKEALEELEAMMIKEGLKRCNFNKSKLSKELGVSRASLIMKVEKYGLDKRKKAAGE, from the coding sequence ATGATTAACTGGAAAGAAATTAGCGGACTTCATGTCATTTCAAAACTAGAAGAAATTCTTGATAAGTGGTTTGGTGTTGAACAAGTCTATTCGGATGTTCATTATAAAATACGTAGTGGCCATATAGATAAAGGACACGAGTTTAAGAATCACTTCTTTAAGGTTCAGATGCAAATGGGTCATGGGTATAATTACTTAGGCTCTGATGTAGAGAAAATAACTGATAGTCTAGAAGCCTCCGCTGACCAGTCTGATGCGTTTGATACATTCTTTAAACATGTTAAAGGTGTTGGTGCCAAGGTTGAGGTAGATGGTGAGGTTTTAGGGACAGTATTTGCTTACCCGTTCGTATCTAGTTCAATAACAGAAGATGAGTTAGAAGAAATTAAAAAGCATATGGTTTCTGAGGGAGCCAATGAGGCAGATGCGAGTGCAGCTGTTGATGGACTTAGAAAGCTCTATCCTAGGGAAGTTGAGTATCTGCAAGAACTTGTTGAGCTTGTTGCTGATGAAGTAAAAACATTCCACTCTGAGATATCTAAAAGAGAGTCGAGGATCAAAGAACTTAACTCAGAGCTTGGTGATAAGTACAGATATCACATGATGATAGGTAAATCGAAAAAGATGCAGACGATATATAGACTGCTAGAGAAGATATCTTCATCAGAATCTTCAGTTCTTATTCAAGGTAGTAATGGTACTGGTAAAGAGCTTGTAGCAAAGGCCGTACACTTCTATTCACCTAGAAAGGATAATCAATTTGTAGCCGTGAACTGTTCGGCATTTAACGATAACTTACTAGACTCAGAATTATTTGGTCATATTAAAGGGTCCTTTACTGGTGCCGTTAAAGATAAGGCCGGACTCTTTGAGGTTGCAAATGGTGGAACATTATTTCTCGATGAAATTGGTGATACATCTCTAAGTATGCAGGTTAAATTATTAAGAGTTCTACAAGAGGGAACATATCTACCTGTTGGGGCACATGCTCCTAAAAAGACAGATGTAAGAATACTTGCAGCCACAAATAAAGACTTAAAAGCAATGATGGCCAGCGGAGAATTTAGAGAAGATTTATTTTATAGAATAAATGTAATCAACGTAGACCTGCCGGCGCTTAAAGATAGATCTGAGGATATTCCAATCCTTATGGACTTCTTTCTTAAAAAGAGATGCGATGAAGCTGGAATTCCAATGAAACAATTCTCTAAAAAGACAATGGAGAAGTTTTTAGATTATCAGTGGCCTGGTAACGTAAGAGAGTTAGAAAATGAAATTGAAAGATTAGTAGTTCTAGCTGGTGACGATAAAATGATCACTCCAGACTTACTAAGTCCAAGAATTTTAGACTTCGGTGAGAAGCCAATGTCAGCTTCTAGGGGAGTTAATACTAGTGGTTCGTTAAAAGAAGCACTTGAAGAGCTCGAAGCTATGATGATTAAAGAAGGTTTAAAAAGATGTAACTTTAATAAGTCAAAGCTCTCAAAAGAGCTGGGCGTGTCTAGAGCTTCACTTATCATGAAAGTTGAAAAGTACGGACTTGATAAGAGAAAGAAAGCTGCAGGCGAGTAA
- a CDS encoding acyl-CoA carboxylase subunit beta has protein sequence MDTVLEEKRSLLVEKREQAALGGGAARIEKQHSQGKYTARERIERVIDPGTFLEFDRFVTHRCTEFGLEKTKFLGDGVVTGIAQINGQKVALYSQDFTCWGGALGESHAKKICKIMDFAIANRIPIIGINDSGGARIQEGVDALGGYAEIFYRNVKASGVVPQISLIMGPCAGGAVYSPAITDFIFMVDKTSYMFVTGPDVIKTVTHEEVTKEELGGATTHNETSGVAQFMTSDEDECFERVRELLAYLPSACFTKPIPKYTADPVNRDNKKLAEVVPSNPKKPYDMNEIILDIVDDSHFLEVHKGWAKNIIVGFASIGGIKIGIVANQPQILAGVLDIDSSCKAARFIRFCDSFDIPILTLVDVPGFLPGTVQEYGGIIKHGSKLLYAYSEATVPMITLITRKAYGGAYDVMASKHIRSDVNLAYPTGEIAVMGAEGAVNIIFRNELNGLEGEAFDKKKAELVKNYEDRFANPYRAAERGYLDAVILPEETRQRLYEYLVALKNKNVDRPSRKHGNIQL, from the coding sequence ATGGATACGGTTTTAGAAGAAAAACGTAGTCTTCTAGTTGAGAAAAGAGAGCAGGCTGCACTTGGTGGCGGAGCTGCAAGAATTGAAAAACAACACTCGCAAGGTAAATACACGGCGAGAGAAAGAATAGAACGAGTTATTGATCCAGGAACATTTCTAGAGTTTGATAGATTTGTTACACACAGATGTACGGAATTTGGTTTAGAAAAAACTAAGTTTCTTGGTGACGGAGTTGTAACTGGAATTGCTCAAATTAACGGTCAAAAAGTGGCCTTGTACTCACAAGACTTTACTTGTTGGGGTGGAGCTCTTGGTGAAAGTCATGCAAAGAAAATTTGTAAGATTATGGACTTTGCAATCGCAAATAGAATTCCAATAATAGGTATTAATGATTCAGGTGGTGCACGAATTCAAGAAGGTGTTGATGCTCTAGGTGGATATGCGGAGATCTTTTATAGAAATGTTAAGGCCTCAGGTGTAGTTCCTCAGATTTCACTTATTATGGGACCATGTGCAGGTGGAGCAGTTTATTCTCCAGCGATAACAGATTTTATTTTTATGGTCGACAAAACTTCTTATATGTTTGTTACTGGGCCTGATGTAATTAAAACAGTTACTCATGAAGAAGTTACTAAAGAGGAACTTGGCGGGGCTACAACTCATAATGAAACATCAGGTGTCGCTCAGTTTATGACAAGTGATGAAGATGAGTGCTTCGAAAGAGTTAGGGAACTCTTGGCATATTTACCATCAGCGTGTTTCACAAAACCAATCCCTAAATATACTGCAGACCCAGTTAATAGAGATAATAAAAAACTCGCTGAAGTAGTACCTTCAAATCCTAAGAAACCTTATGATATGAATGAAATCATCTTAGATATTGTCGATGATTCACACTTTTTAGAAGTTCATAAAGGTTGGGCGAAAAATATAATTGTAGGTTTTGCTTCAATAGGTGGAATTAAAATTGGTATCGTTGCTAATCAACCACAAATTTTGGCAGGAGTTTTAGATATCGACTCTTCTTGTAAGGCGGCGAGATTTATTAGATTCTGTGACTCATTTGATATTCCAATTCTTACTCTAGTTGATGTTCCTGGGTTCTTACCTGGAACTGTTCAGGAGTACGGAGGAATTATTAAGCATGGGTCTAAACTTCTATATGCTTACTCTGAAGCTACGGTTCCAATGATTACTCTAATTACTCGTAAAGCATATGGTGGGGCTTATGATGTTATGGCATCAAAGCATATTAGATCAGATGTAAATCTCGCTTACCCAACTGGGGAGATTGCGGTGATGGGTGCAGAGGGTGCTGTTAATATAATCTTTAGAAATGAATTAAATGGTCTTGAAGGTGAGGCATTCGATAAGAAAAAAGCTGAACTTGTAAAGAATTATGAAGATCGTTTTGCTAATCCATATAGGGCAGCAGAAAGAGGATATCTTGATGCAGTAATTCTTCCTGAGGAAACTCGTCAGAGACTATATGAGTATCTTGTGGCCCTTAAGAATAAGAATGTTGATAGACCTTCAAGAAAACATGGGAATATTCAGCTATGA
- a CDS encoding acetyl/propionyl/methylcrotonyl-CoA carboxylase subunit alpha yields the protein MIRQRENTSRRILITNRGEIASRIAKACRELGHVAIGIWTDNEVHATHLQFCDEWVHLKGSTNAETYLNIENLVSVIKENNVDAVHPGYGFLSENAEFAQRMKDEGIIFIGPNVECIKVMGDKATSKQLANEVGVPTVPGTDKAVKSVDEAVQISGDIGYPVLLKAVAGGGGRGMRACANEEEVRANFEAVGRESLAAFNNGDLLVEKLIVNPRHIEVQILADKKGNVYHFFERECSIQRRHQKVVEEAPSPFIGEDEELRQRVCETAVKLAKAVNYDSAGTVEFIMAEDKSFYFLEMNTRIQVEHPITEEITGIDLLVCMIQSALGDDLGFPSQDFIKRSGHAIECRICAEDPITMLPAPGLVTGFETNFPQGTRFDHCLFKGLNVTPDFDPMVGKLVCKGIIRDVAIRKMRAALDGLFIEGLKTNRPLLKVIMNNENFINGNYSTDFIKVENPQALVQTDLNHMRFYKMLAGVEARRMGM from the coding sequence ATGATAAGACAAAGAGAAAATACTAGTAGAAGAATATTAATTACAAATCGTGGGGAAATTGCCTCTCGTATTGCTAAAGCTTGTCGAGAGCTTGGGCATGTGGCAATTGGTATTTGGACGGATAATGAAGTTCACGCAACTCATCTTCAATTTTGTGACGAGTGGGTACACCTCAAAGGAAGTACCAATGCTGAAACTTATCTAAATATTGAAAACCTAGTTTCGGTAATTAAAGAGAATAATGTTGATGCTGTTCATCCTGGATATGGTTTCTTATCTGAAAATGCTGAATTTGCTCAAAGAATGAAAGACGAAGGAATTATTTTTATCGGTCCAAATGTGGAATGTATAAAAGTAATGGGTGATAAAGCAACTTCTAAGCAACTTGCAAATGAAGTTGGAGTCCCTACTGTTCCTGGAACAGATAAGGCCGTAAAGTCAGTTGATGAAGCTGTCCAAATTTCTGGTGATATTGGATACCCTGTTTTACTTAAAGCCGTTGCTGGTGGTGGTGGACGTGGAATGAGAGCATGTGCGAATGAGGAAGAAGTTCGTGCAAACTTTGAAGCAGTTGGAAGAGAATCTTTAGCAGCTTTTAATAATGGTGATCTTCTTGTCGAAAAGCTTATTGTTAATCCAAGACATATTGAAGTCCAAATTCTTGCTGATAAGAAAGGAAATGTTTATCACTTTTTTGAAAGAGAATGCTCTATTCAAAGAAGACATCAGAAAGTCGTTGAGGAGGCACCTTCTCCTTTTATTGGTGAAGATGAAGAATTGAGACAAAGGGTTTGTGAGACAGCTGTTAAGTTAGCTAAGGCAGTAAATTACGACTCGGCAGGAACTGTTGAGTTTATTATGGCCGAAGATAAGAGTTTCTACTTTCTAGAAATGAATACTCGTATACAAGTTGAGCATCCGATAACTGAAGAAATCACAGGGATTGATCTTCTTGTTTGTATGATTCAGTCAGCTCTTGGTGATGACTTAGGGTTTCCTAGTCAAGACTTCATTAAGAGATCAGGTCATGCGATAGAGTGTAGAATATGTGCAGAAGACCCAATCACAATGTTGCCAGCTCCTGGGCTTGTAACAGGCTTTGAAACGAACTTCCCTCAAGGAACTCGTTTTGATCACTGTCTTTTTAAGGGACTTAACGTAACTCCTGATTTTGATCCAATGGTTGGAAAGCTTGTGTGTAAAGGGATTATTAGAGATGTTGCAATTAGAAAGATGAGAGCGGCATTGGATGGACTTTTTATTGAAGGACTAAAAACAAATAGACCTCTTTTAAAAGTTATCATGAATAATGAGAATTTTATTAATGGTAACTATTCGACTGATTTTATCAAAGTAGAGAATCCTCAAGCATTAGTTCAAACAGATCTCAACCACATGAGGTTTTATAAGATGCTTGCAGGTGTTGAAGCAAGAAGAATGGGGATGTAG
- a CDS encoding acetyl-CoA carboxylase biotin carboxyl carrier protein subunit has protein sequence MRTYLIDDDKNEVIVDLTRTKVHSSELVEFDYSTIEDNKLIDKKTIFVRQLCGQYFVSENNKKWSKISRQDLPSRMLNVDRVFKVYRGYKPSGLSGGNEGELLTQMPGKIVKINTQVGDTVEPGQTLIILEAMKMENEIKCGVAGTVKAVHVKEGDALDQGVLMIEIESN, from the coding sequence ATGAGAACTTATTTAATAGATGACGACAAGAATGAAGTTATCGTTGATTTAACTAGAACAAAAGTACACTCTAGTGAGCTAGTTGAGTTTGACTACTCAACGATCGAAGATAATAAATTGATTGATAAGAAAACTATTTTTGTACGTCAATTGTGTGGTCAATACTTTGTTTCTGAAAATAATAAGAAGTGGTCGAAGATTTCTAGACAAGATCTTCCGTCTAGAATGCTTAATGTTGACCGAGTTTTCAAAGTTTACAGAGGGTATAAGCCTTCAGGATTAAGCGGCGGAAATGAAGGTGAGTTACTTACTCAAATGCCTGGTAAGATTGTAAAAATTAATACTCAGGTTGGAGATACTGTTGAGCCAGGTCAAACTTTAATTATTCTTGAAGCGATGAAAATGGAAAATGAAATTAAGTGCGGAGTAGCAGGAACTGTGAAGGCCGTACATGTAAAAGAAGGGGATGCCTTAGATCAAGGTGTTCTAATGATAGAAATTGAATCTAATTAA
- the hflK gene encoding FtsH protease activity modulator HflK: MSFNGKNPNDFVNDIDRMKNDLRNGLKFLGPFLIIFLLIIGGFTSFYTVEPDEEAVVIRFGKYLTTNPPGLHFKIPLGVDNVIKVKTKRVLQAEFGFRTENTRTRRTTYSSNNFKNESLMLTGDLNVADVEWAVQFQIADPFKYLFQTSAPEVTIRDVSESIMRRVVGDRSVTDVLTTGKMEIETRAYELMQEVLNKYDMGVRIVTVKLQDVNPPEVVKPSFNEVNEAKQEQEKAINEAEGEYNRVIPEARGKAEKLISEAEGYATAQLNQALGDANKFEAILVEYKRSPRVTRKRIYLETMSSIFKKFENITVVDPEVKGLLPVFNKSLGVSNGK, encoded by the coding sequence GTGAGTTTTAATGGAAAAAATCCAAATGACTTTGTAAATGATATTGATCGAATGAAAAATGATCTAAGAAATGGCCTCAAGTTTTTGGGGCCTTTTTTAATTATTTTTCTTTTGATCATAGGTGGCTTCACATCTTTTTACACAGTGGAACCTGATGAAGAAGCAGTAGTGATAAGGTTTGGAAAGTACTTAACTACCAATCCTCCTGGATTACATTTTAAAATACCTCTAGGTGTTGATAATGTTATTAAGGTTAAGACTAAGAGAGTTCTACAGGCAGAGTTTGGTTTTAGAACTGAAAATACTAGAACTAGAAGAACTACTTACTCTAGTAATAACTTTAAAAATGAATCACTCATGCTTACAGGGGATTTAAATGTTGCTGATGTTGAGTGGGCCGTTCAATTTCAAATTGCTGATCCATTCAAGTATTTATTTCAGACTTCTGCTCCAGAAGTGACGATTAGAGATGTCTCTGAGTCTATAATGAGAAGGGTTGTTGGTGATCGCTCTGTTACAGATGTGCTGACAACTGGAAAGATGGAGATTGAAACAAGGGCCTATGAACTTATGCAAGAAGTTTTAAATAAGTACGATATGGGTGTTCGTATTGTAACTGTAAAACTTCAGGACGTGAATCCACCAGAAGTAGTTAAGCCTTCATTTAATGAGGTTAACGAAGCAAAACAAGAGCAAGAAAAGGCAATTAACGAGGCCGAGGGCGAATACAATAGAGTAATTCCTGAAGCAAGAGGTAAGGCCGAGAAATTGATTAGTGAAGCAGAAGGTTATGCTACGGCACAACTTAACCAGGCCTTAGGGGATGCGAATAAGTTTGAAGCAATTCTTGTTGAGTATAAGAGGTCTCCACGTGTGACAAGAAAGAGAATCTATCTTGAAACAATGTCTTCCATCTTTAAGAAATTTGAAAATATAACAGTTGTTGATCCTGAGGTGAAAGGATTACTTCCTGTATTTAATAAGTCATTAGGAGTAAGTAATGGGAAATAA
- the hflC gene encoding protease modulator HflC, with the protein MGNKLAPLVVVVGLLLVLGKSTIFIVNEGNQAIITEFGKPVGKPITNAGLHFKKPFVQEVRYVDKRILSWDGMPNQIPTKDKKFIKVDTTARYRVVDALKFIQTVRNTSGAKARLDTILDSATRNIISGHNLVEAVRNSNAIIDNSAKEKADIEKKKAAGENYVEEGVSGEIEKISTGREQLSQLIVEKADSELAGFGIKLIDVQLRRISYEESVERKVYDRMISERQRIAQKIRSIGSGEKAKIEGRLTRDLRKIQSQAYRKAQALRGAGEAKAASVYAKALNKGPEFYEFVKSMEVYQSSLGGKTNFIISSDSEFLKHLKGK; encoded by the coding sequence ATGGGAAATAAATTAGCTCCTTTAGTAGTTGTTGTAGGACTTCTACTAGTACTAGGAAAAAGTACAATTTTTATTGTCAATGAAGGTAATCAGGCAATTATAACGGAATTTGGTAAACCTGTAGGCAAGCCAATCACAAATGCTGGACTACATTTTAAGAAACCTTTTGTTCAAGAAGTTCGTTATGTTGATAAGAGAATTCTTTCATGGGATGGGATGCCAAATCAGATTCCAACAAAGGATAAAAAGTTCATCAAGGTAGATACAACGGCTAGATATAGAGTTGTTGATGCACTTAAATTTATTCAAACCGTAAGAAATACAAGTGGAGCTAAGGCGAGGCTTGATACGATTTTAGACTCTGCTACAAGAAATATAATTTCTGGTCATAACTTAGTTGAAGCAGTAAGAAATTCAAATGCTATTATAGACAATTCTGCTAAAGAAAAAGCTGATATTGAGAAGAAGAAAGCTGCTGGAGAGAATTACGTTGAAGAAGGTGTGTCAGGGGAAATAGAAAAAATTTCTACTGGACGTGAGCAATTAAGTCAGTTGATTGTGGAAAAAGCAGACTCTGAATTAGCAGGTTTTGGAATTAAGTTAATTGATGTTCAGTTAAGAAGAATCTCGTATGAAGAATCTGTTGAAAGAAAAGTTTATGACAGAATGATTTCAGAGAGGCAAAGGATTGCGCAGAAAATTCGCTCTATAGGTTCTGGAGAAAAAGCAAAAATCGAAGGTCGTCTGACTAGAGATTTAAGAAAGATCCAATCGCAAGCCTATAGAAAAGCACAAGCGCTAAGAGGGGCTGGGGAAGCTAAAGCTGCTTCAGTTTATGCTAAGGCATTAAACAAGGGCCCTGAGTTTTACGAATTTGTTAAGTCGATGGAAGTTTATCAATCTTCATTAGGGGGAAAGACAAACTTCATTATTTCATCTGACTCAGAGTTTTTAAAGCATCTTAAAGGAAAGTAA
- a CDS encoding L-threonylcarbamoyladenylate synthase has translation MIEYVIAESPDDRVLKKASDILKSGGLVCYPTDTNWLIVCDPFNKKGLEKLYRVKNEGPLKHYSLIADTISRAQEVAHIHDSAFKMIRKKVPGHYTFIFEARKKITRAVQANKSDKEVGVRFCPDLISQNLIAVHEDVLLSTHVTNELVKVSEGEEIYSYQIEEALRGQLDMIIDPGEYNFVGVSTIVNLTQEGVVEVLREGSGDWP, from the coding sequence ATGATTGAGTATGTGATTGCTGAAAGTCCAGATGATCGAGTATTAAAAAAGGCCTCTGACATTTTAAAGTCAGGTGGCCTTGTCTGTTATCCTACAGATACAAACTGGTTAATCGTCTGCGACCCTTTTAATAAGAAAGGTCTTGAAAAGCTTTATAGAGTAAAGAACGAAGGACCTCTTAAGCACTATAGTTTAATTGCGGACACAATTTCTAGGGCGCAAGAAGTTGCACATATTCATGATAGTGCTTTTAAAATGATTAGAAAGAAAGTTCCAGGGCACTATACATTCATTTTCGAGGCGAGAAAGAAAATTACAAGAGCAGTTCAGGCCAATAAGTCTGATAAAGAAGTTGGGGTAAGGTTTTGTCCGGATCTTATTTCTCAAAATCTGATTGCTGTTCATGAAGACGTTCTTCTTTCTACTCATGTGACGAATGAACTTGTAAAGGTTAGTGAAGGTGAAGAGATATATAGTTATCAGATTGAAGAGGCACTTAGGGGACAGTTAGATATGATTATAGACCCAGGAGAATATAATTTTGTTGGTGTCTCTACTATAGTTAACCTTACACAAGAGGGGGTCGTGGAGGTCTTAAGGGAAGGATCTGGAGATTGGCCTTGA
- a CDS encoding class I SAM-dependent methyltransferase: MNSIITKIYQSVYPIWKTKFAKPIKQRRMQYIIKHSNGVLDSNEPKRILDMGCNNGMDFLIHFEHKKNFDLHGVDIEDYSYEGRNVTFHKTDGVTLPFEDNYFDLTVSIGVLEHVQPIENLCSVISEINRVSKNYVVVVPSIGTILEPHAVRLFWGIRSAQKKISHEYLNYFSDEAWMQFKGFMGAKSKRFWYIPCLIKNFIIWK, encoded by the coding sequence ATGAATTCAATAATTACGAAAATTTATCAAAGCGTATATCCTATTTGGAAAACCAAGTTTGCCAAACCAATTAAGCAAAGAAGAATGCAATATATTATTAAGCATTCCAACGGTGTCTTAGATTCTAATGAACCTAAAAGAATTTTAGATATGGGTTGTAACAATGGAATGGACTTCTTAATTCACTTTGAACATAAGAAGAATTTTGACCTTCATGGCGTTGATATAGAAGACTACAGTTACGAAGGTAGAAATGTAACTTTTCATAAAACTGATGGGGTCACACTCCCTTTTGAAGATAATTACTTTGATCTCACTGTCTCTATTGGAGTTCTAGAACATGTTCAGCCTATTGAGAATCTATGCAGTGTAATATCTGAAATCAATAGAGTATCAAAAAACTATGTTGTCGTAGTGCCTAGTATTGGCACTATCCTTGAGCCTCATGCCGTTCGACTATTTTGGGGAATTCGTTCTGCACAAAAGAAAATTTCTCATGAATATTTAAACTACTTTAGTGATGAAGCATGGATGCAGTTTAAAGGTTTTATGGGAGCTAAATCCAAGAGATTTTGGTATATCCCATGTCTTATAAAGAACTTTATTATTTGGAAGTGA